The Polynucleobacter sp. MWH-CaK5 region GGCGCCAAGCCAGGCGAAGCACCGCCAACATTGGTTGATTACTTGCCGCCAGATGCGCTGATGTTCTTAGATGAGAGCCACGTTCTGATAGGTCAATTGAACGGTATGTATAACGGCGATAAAGCTCGTAAATCAACCTTGGTTGATTATGGCTTTCGCTTGCCATCAGCGATGGATAACAGGCCGTTGAAATTTGAAGAGTTTGAGACGAAGATGAGGCAAGTAATTTTTGTCTCAGCCACTCCGGCTGCCTATGAAGAGCAGCATGCCGATAAAGTGGTCGAGCAGGTTGTCAGGCCGACCGGTCTTGTGGATCCTTTGATTGATGTAAGACCGGCTTCCACTCAAGTTGATGATGTGCTGAGCGAGATACATGCACGCATCAAAGTGGGTGAGCGCGTGTTGATCACGACTTTAACGAAACGCATGTCAGAGCAGTTGACTGATTTCATGTCAGATAACGGTATCAAGGTGCGCTACTTACACTCTGATATTGATACTGTTGAGCGTGTAGAAATATTAAGAGATTTACGTCTGGGTGTTTTCGATGTATTGATTGGTATCAACCTCTTGCGCGAGGGCTTGGATATTCCAGAAGTTTCTTTGGTGGCGATTTTGGATGCTGACAAAGAAGGCTTCTTGCGTTCAGAAAGAAGTTTGATCCAAACGATTGGTCGAGCGGCCAGAAACGTGAACGGTAAAGCGATTTTGTACGCTGACAAGATGACCGATTCAATGAAAAAGGCCATCGGTGAAACTGAGCGCCGAAGAGCCAAGCAAACTGAGTTCAATCAATTGCATGGCATCACGCCTAAAGGGGTTGTGAAGCGAATCAAAGATATCATTGATGGCGTTTATGACGTTGATGAGAAGCGTCAAGAGCTAAAATATGAACAAGAAAAAGCTCACTATGAAGATATGAGCGAAAAGCAGTTGGCCAAAGAAATAAAGCAGCTAGAAAAGATGATGGTTGATCACGCAAAGAACCTTGAGTTTGAGAAGGCTGCGCAAACAAGAGATCAGCTATTGAAGTTGAAGGCGATGGTTTTTGGCGCTGAGTTACACGACACAATTCAATTGAATGGAAATTAGGCATGTTTGGGTTTAAAGATTTTCGCCGTTTGTGGGCGCGCTGGAAAGAATCAAGGGATGCCTCGCAAGCATTAGATACTTTATTGCTCGTACCAGATGACACCGCTGACTTGGCTGATCGGAATCGCTGGGTAGTTGAATTGGCCTACTGGTTGCGCCGCACAGAAAAATCAACAAAAAATAAACCAACTACAACGTTAGAGGGTCATCCAGAGCATGCGCGCTTAAGATCATTTTTAAAGATCCTTGAGCAACGACCAGATGTCAAATTAAAGATTGCAAAGTTGATACGCAGTGTTTTGCGAGACAACGATGCGCTTTCATTGCTTTGTGACACAGGGGTTGCGACCAAGCCTAGTTTTTGGGGGGAGATCACTGAGCGTTTGCGCAATCATTTGATTTCGCCGCCACCGAATAAACCAGAGCTCACAGTTTTATTTGCTCTTGGCTTTGTTGGGCCTCATGACGCCTCTTGGGTTCATGATTTAGATGAAGATTTATTGCATTCACTCTATGAGTTAACTCATTATCAAGAAGATAAGTCTGATGGCAATAACTTGTTCAAAGACATGTCTGAAGCCATCATGATCTTGATCAGTTACATCAGTTCTGCTGGTTTGAGTTATTCAGTTAGATCAAGACTTCGTGGGGTCAGTGGTCAGGATTCACCTTTTTATCGCTTAGGTAAACTGGCTGAAGACATTCTCAAAGCAGGACCTCACTTAAATGAGCCTACTTATCAAGCAACATTAAAAGAATTTCACGATGTATTGAATGCTTGTTACATTGCCTGCGATGATGTTTATGCTCATCTTGATGAGAATGGCGTTTCTGTAGAAACAGTCTTTCAAGTTGAGACCATGCGCTTGCGTTTAGCAAGAGTAGAAACATTGTTAGAGGCTTGGCTTCATCGTGATCAGACACAATTATTTGCCAAGTTAACAGCAGATTTGATTCTGACTGTTCAAGGTCATCGCAGTATCAAGCGCCTTGCAGAACAAACATTTGCTTTGTTATCAAGAAAAATGGTTGAGAGAAGTGCTGAGACTGGTGACCATTACATTGCGGGTAGTCGAAAAGAATATTTTTCAATGCTCAAAAAATCTTTGGGCGGTGGCGCGATTGTTGCTGGCACGGTTTATTTGAAGTTTCTGATCACCAACCTTGGCTTGGTTCGTTTCTTTGAAAATATTCTTTTGACAGTTAACTATGCTGGTAGCTTTTTATTAATTCAATTTGCTAATTTCACTTTGGCCACCAAGCAGCCGGCCATGACAGCGCCTGCTCTGGCGCAGTTATTAGACGACGTTAAAAGCAAAGAAGGTCTAGATCGTTTTGTTGATCGAGCCATGGCTTTGATGAGATCTCAGGCGGCATCTATTTTTGGTAACTTGGCAATGGTTGTTCCTGTAGTGATCGCCATTCAGGTGGCCATCATCTTGTTGATGGGGCATGCAACCATGAACCCAAGCAAGGCCACTCATATTTTCGATACTGTTTCACCATTCAGTGGAGCATTTTTATTTGCTGCTTTCACGGGTGTACTTTTATGGCTTTCAAGCGTGATTGCTGGTCTGATCGATAACTGGTTTGTTTTGCATCGCATTCAAGATGTGATTCGTTACAACCGCAGAATCACGATGGTGTTTGGTGACATCAGAGCTGCAAGGTGGGGGCAGTGGTGGAGAGACAATATTTCAATTGTTGCGGCTAACGT contains the following coding sequences:
- the uvrB gene encoding excinuclease ABC subunit UvrB codes for the protein MPKKTEKKSEIQTESPPENIIRFPGSPFLLHQPFPPAGDQPEAIAQLVEGIEDGLIYQTLLGVTGSGKTYTMANTIARLGRPAIIFAPNKTLAAQLYSEFREFFPQNAVEYFVSYYDYYQPEAYVPTRDLFIEKDSSINEHIEQMRLSATKSLLERRDTIIVSTVSAIYGIGNPGDYHQMVLTVRQGDKLTQRDIVTRLIAMQYERNDVDFSRGTFRVRGDTIDVFPAEHNELAVRIDLFDDTVDSLQFFDPLTGRIRQRIPRFTIYPGSHYVTPRETVLRAIETIKAELRERLDFYIKEGKLVEAQRLEQRTRFDLEMLSELGFCKGIENYSRHLSGAKPGEAPPTLVDYLPPDALMFLDESHVLIGQLNGMYNGDKARKSTLVDYGFRLPSAMDNRPLKFEEFETKMRQVIFVSATPAAYEEQHADKVVEQVVRPTGLVDPLIDVRPASTQVDDVLSEIHARIKVGERVLITTLTKRMSEQLTDFMSDNGIKVRYLHSDIDTVERVEILRDLRLGVFDVLIGINLLREGLDIPEVSLVAILDADKEGFLRSERSLIQTIGRAARNVNGKAILYADKMTDSMKKAIGETERRRAKQTEFNQLHGITPKGVVKRIKDIIDGVYDVDEKRQELKYEQEKAHYEDMSEKQLAKEIKQLEKMMVDHAKNLEFEKAAQTRDQLLKLKAMVFGAELHDTIQLNGN
- a CDS encoding site-specific recombinase, with protein sequence MFGFKDFRRLWARWKESRDASQALDTLLLVPDDTADLADRNRWVVELAYWLRRTEKSTKNKPTTTLEGHPEHARLRSFLKILEQRPDVKLKIAKLIRSVLRDNDALSLLCDTGVATKPSFWGEITERLRNHLISPPPNKPELTVLFALGFVGPHDASWVHDLDEDLLHSLYELTHYQEDKSDGNNLFKDMSEAIMILISYISSAGLSYSVRSRLRGVSGQDSPFYRLGKLAEDILKAGPHLNEPTYQATLKEFHDVLNACYIACDDVYAHLDENGVSVETVFQVETMRLRLARVETLLEAWLHRDQTQLFAKLTADLILTVQGHRSIKRLAEQTFALLSRKMVERSAETGDHYIAGSRKEYFSMLKKSLGGGAIVAGTVYLKFLITNLGLVRFFENILLTVNYAGSFLLIQFANFTLATKQPAMTAPALAQLLDDVKSKEGLDRFVDRAMALMRSQAASIFGNLAMVVPVVIAIQVAIILLMGHATMNPSKATHIFDTVSPFSGAFLFAAFTGVLLWLSSVIAGLIDNWFVLHRIQDVIRYNRRITMVFGDIRAARWGQWWRDNISIVAANVSLGFLLIYGPTFLGFLGIGMEIRHITLSAGQFAAAATALGWKTFLMSGFWLGIFGVLLIGAFNVLVSFSLAFNMALRSRDLPTLDRRRLYVAVRRRIKADFKSLLFPPK